Proteins from a genomic interval of Methanofollis formosanus:
- a CDS encoding pyruvate kinase alpha/beta domain-containing protein encodes MGYITRKTYYFDEPGEANTEDAARFAVERAQEAGITTIVVASSTGKTALAFLRAMEGTGLRLVAVTHVVGFSAPGVWDFDADAAATLRADGAEIVTGTHALSGLERAISRSPKLGGSSRTEAIAEALRRTVAVGLKVAVECSLIAADHGAVRVDEEVVAVGGTATGADTVCVIRPSHTASYFDLQVREIVAMPRNR; translated from the coding sequence ATGGGCTACATTACACGGAAGACCTATTATTTCGACGAACCCGGTGAGGCGAACACCGAGGACGCCGCCAGGTTCGCCGTCGAGCGCGCACAGGAAGCAGGGATCACCACCATCGTCGTGGCCTCCTCCACCGGGAAGACCGCCCTCGCCTTCCTCAGAGCGATGGAAGGGACCGGCCTGCGTTTGGTGGCCGTCACCCATGTCGTCGGCTTCTCAGCGCCCGGAGTCTGGGACTTCGACGCCGATGCGGCCGCAACGCTGCGGGCGGACGGCGCCGAGATCGTCACCGGCACCCATGCCCTCTCCGGCCTGGAACGGGCGATCTCCAGGTCGCCGAAACTCGGCGGGTCTTCGAGGACCGAGGCGATCGCCGAGGCGCTCAGGCGGACGGTGGCCGTCGGCCTGAAGGTGGCCGTCGAGTGCTCGCTCATCGCCGCCGACCATGGAGCGGTGAGGGTGGACGAGGAGGTCGTCGCCGTCGGCGGGACCGCCACCGGTGCCGACACGGTCTGCGTCATCAGGCCGTCGCACACCGCCTCCTACTTCGACCTCCAGGTGCGCGAGATCGTCGCCATGCCGCGGAACCGGTGA
- a CDS encoding redox-regulated ATPase YchF — protein sequence MITLALAGKPNCGKSTFFKAATMAQVEIANYPFTTIDANHGVAYVRTTCPCKELGIEGCTQCQDGVRFVPIAFIDVAGLVPDAHKGRGLGNQFLDNLRQADAILHVVDASGATDEEGNPVDPGSHDPREDIKFLGVEMTMWVHGILAKHWPRIQRQAQSKNYDIHDGVADVLAGLGITYEDSLHAATELGIDLQRSEIKDLVPFCELLLAKNKPVLFVANKMDTADKALLAELAEMDGVVSSAAAELALRMAADGGFIHYIPGDPSFTINEDANLSAQQRAGLEHLAALMAEHGGTGVQQAIDRTVFELLDQIVVYPVEDERHFTDKQGRVLPDAFLMPKGSTPKDLAFRVHTDIGEGFLYAVDARTDMRIKESTELKHGDIIKIVSAKK from the coding sequence ATGATTACGCTTGCACTGGCCGGAAAACCGAACTGCGGCAAATCGACATTTTTCAAGGCCGCCACCATGGCGCAGGTTGAGATCGCCAATTATCCGTTCACCACCATCGACGCCAACCACGGCGTCGCCTATGTGCGGACGACGTGCCCGTGCAAAGAACTCGGCATCGAGGGCTGCACCCAGTGCCAGGACGGCGTGCGCTTTGTCCCGATCGCCTTCATCGACGTGGCGGGTCTGGTGCCCGACGCGCACAAGGGGCGGGGACTTGGCAACCAGTTCCTCGACAACCTCAGGCAGGCCGACGCCATCCTCCATGTGGTGGACGCCAGCGGCGCCACCGACGAGGAGGGCAACCCGGTCGATCCGGGGAGCCACGACCCCAGGGAGGACATCAAGTTCCTGGGCGTCGAGATGACGATGTGGGTTCACGGTATCCTTGCCAAGCACTGGCCCCGTATCCAGCGGCAGGCCCAGTCGAAGAACTACGACATCCACGACGGCGTGGCCGACGTGCTCGCGGGCCTCGGGATCACCTACGAGGACTCGCTACACGCGGCGACCGAACTCGGGATCGACCTGCAGCGCTCGGAGATCAAGGACCTCGTTCCCTTCTGCGAACTGCTGCTTGCAAAGAACAAACCGGTCCTCTTTGTCGCAAACAAGATGGACACCGCAGATAAGGCTCTGCTCGCCGAACTTGCCGAGATGGACGGCGTGGTCAGCAGCGCCGCCGCCGAACTCGCCCTGCGGATGGCCGCGGATGGCGGGTTCATCCACTATATCCCGGGCGACCCCTCGTTTACGATCAACGAAGACGCCAACCTCTCCGCCCAGCAGCGTGCCGGGCTCGAACACCTCGCGGCCCTGATGGCCGAACACGGCGGGACCGGCGTCCAGCAGGCGATCGACCGCACGGTCTTCGAACTCCTGGACCAGATCGTTGTCTACCCCGTGGAGGATGAGCGCCACTTCACCGACAAGCAGGGCCGCGTCCTCCCCGACGCCTTCCTGATGCCGAAGGGCTCCACCCCCAAAGACCTTGCCTTCCGCGTCCACACCGATATCGGCGAAGGCTTCCTGTACGCCGTCGACGCCAGGACCGATATGCGGATCAAGGAGAGCACCGAACTGAAGCACGGCGACATCATCAAGATCGTAAGCGCCAAGAAGTGA
- a CDS encoding metallophosphoesterase family protein gives MATLIFSDVHADAPTLLSVLALLKNPAFHAYFGEIDRAVNLGDLLGRGYTPAETLEAVEQFGQEVPLVSLIGNHDHAFLHGIPVSGSDAASMAAHRALEGSPLLEVIRDLPEEAVLEAMLFVHGGPLRLGDALTDRSFWQRLAARPGPSFAGYHYTPEMAFAELERRGLSHLCCGHQHTPLCYQKRGGAIVPRPLTFEPVPGLPLRGTAVDLDAPSILRVGACRGVHPEFAVTDFVRFWFLQRW, from the coding sequence GTGGCGACGCTCATCTTCTCCGACGTCCATGCCGACGCCCCGACCCTCCTGAGCGTGCTCGCTCTCCTGAAGAACCCGGCATTCCATGCATATTTCGGGGAGATCGACCGGGCGGTCAACCTCGGCGATCTCCTGGGCCGGGGGTACACCCCGGCGGAGACCCTCGAGGCCGTGGAACAGTTCGGGCAGGAAGTGCCGCTCGTCTCGCTCATCGGCAACCACGACCACGCCTTTCTCCACGGGATCCCGGTGAGCGGGAGCGACGCCGCGAGTATGGCCGCCCACCGCGCCCTTGAGGGTTCACCCCTCCTGGAGGTGATCCGCGACCTCCCTGAGGAGGCGGTGCTCGAAGCCATGCTCTTTGTGCACGGAGGCCCCCTCCGTCTCGGCGACGCCCTCACTGACAGATCTTTCTGGCAGCGCCTCGCTGCGCGGCCCGGCCCTTCCTTTGCCGGGTATCACTACACTCCGGAGATGGCCTTTGCCGAACTCGAACGCCGTGGGCTCTCCCATCTCTGTTGTGGACACCAGCACACGCCGCTCTGTTATCAGAAAAGAGGGGGAGCGATCGTACCCCGGCCGCTGACATTCGAGCCTGTCCCCGGCCTCCCACTCAGGGGCACCGCGGTCGACCTGGACGCCCCGTCCATCCTCAGGGTGGGGGCCTGCCGTGGGGTGCACCCGGAGTTTGCGGTCACCGATTTTGTCAGGTTCTGGTTTCTGCAGCGATGGTGA
- a CDS encoding nicotinamide-nucleotide adenylyltransferase, translating into MTRGFYIGRFQPYHLGHHTVIEQISHEVDELVIGVGSAQFSHELENPFTAGERVMMISAAMEEIGIPFYAIPIEDLRRNALWVSHVYSMTPYFDVVYSNNPLVIRLFSEMGMKVRTMPMVMRKTLSGTEIRRRMVTGEDWRELVPGAVAGVIDQIQGVDRMKQIASSDVV; encoded by the coding sequence ATGACCCGCGGGTTTTACATCGGGCGGTTCCAGCCCTACCACCTCGGCCACCACACGGTGATCGAGCAGATCTCCCATGAGGTGGACGAACTCGTGATCGGGGTCGGGAGCGCCCAGTTCTCCCACGAGCTCGAGAACCCGTTCACCGCGGGCGAGCGGGTGATGATGATCTCGGCGGCCATGGAGGAGATCGGGATCCCCTTCTATGCCATCCCGATCGAGGACCTGCGCAGAAACGCCCTCTGGGTCTCGCATGTCTACTCGATGACCCCGTACTTCGACGTGGTCTACTCCAACAACCCGCTGGTCATCCGCCTTTTCTCGGAGATGGGAATGAAGGTGCGGACGATGCCGATGGTGATGAGAAAGACCCTCTCGGGAACCGAGATCCGCCGCCGGATGGTCACCGGCGAGGACTGGCGGGAACTGGTGCCCGGGGCGGTCGCCGGGGTGATCGACCAGATCCAGGGGGTCGATCGGATGAAGCAGATCGCCTCGTCCGATGTGGTCTGA
- the larB gene encoding nickel pincer cofactor biosynthesis protein LarB, with protein sequence MSSDRDLREVLDAYAAGKLSLDDTIERISGLRIAKIGELARIDLGREMRCGIPEVVLAEGKETDDLVAIMLRHTEVAGRCLATRVSPAQAAAVEAAAGKAGLLSRHEERAKIIVLSKGGAPEKHEGVVAVLTAGTADIRVAEEARVIAEEMGCTVKTAYDVGAAGVHRLFPALQDLAGAHVYVVAAGREGTLPAVVAGLVDKPVIGVPVSTGYGYMGGGEAALASMLQSCSVLTVVNIDAGFVAGAHAAQIAALARRA encoded by the coding sequence ATGTCGTCTGACCGAGACCTGAGGGAGGTGCTCGACGCCTATGCCGCCGGGAAACTCTCCCTCGACGATACGATAGAGAGAATATCAGGGCTCAGGATCGCGAAGATCGGCGAGCTCGCACGGATCGATCTGGGCCGCGAGATGCGGTGCGGGATCCCGGAGGTCGTCCTTGCCGAGGGGAAGGAGACCGACGACCTCGTCGCGATCATGCTCCGCCACACCGAAGTGGCCGGGCGCTGTCTGGCGACGCGGGTGAGTCCGGCACAGGCTGCGGCGGTGGAAGCGGCCGCAGGGAAGGCAGGGCTCTTGTCCCGCCACGAGGAGCGGGCGAAGATCATTGTCCTCTCAAAGGGTGGTGCACCCGAGAAGCACGAGGGGGTCGTCGCCGTGCTCACCGCAGGGACGGCCGACATCAGGGTCGCCGAGGAAGCGCGGGTCATCGCCGAGGAGATGGGCTGCACGGTGAAGACGGCCTACGACGTCGGGGCGGCGGGCGTCCACCGTCTCTTCCCGGCCCTCCAGGACCTGGCCGGGGCGCACGTCTATGTGGTGGCCGCCGGACGGGAGGGGACGCTCCCCGCGGTCGTCGCGGGGCTCGTGGACAAACCGGTGATCGGGGTGCCGGTCTCGACCGGATACGGCTACATGGGCGGGGGCGAGGCGGCGCTTGCCAGCATGCTCCAGTCCTGCTCGGTGCTGACGGTCGTGAATATCGATGCCGGGTTTGTGGCCGGGGCGCATGCCGCACAGATCGCGGCCCTGGCGAGGCGTGCATGA
- a CDS encoding ABC transporter permease: MTYLLYVAGFGMAATFFLWLRDARIFWRTALPGYREAAYRGVLYSALSLFGFLMAYTSEDLEFLALGAVLLALYLQGRQKREKVWKGGESAVDRFLGSAGRR; the protein is encoded by the coding sequence ATGACCTATCTCCTCTATGTGGCCGGCTTCGGGATGGCCGCCACCTTCTTCCTCTGGCTTCGGGACGCCCGGATCTTCTGGCGCACCGCCCTCCCCGGGTACCGGGAGGCGGCGTACCGGGGCGTCCTGTACTCGGCCCTCTCGCTCTTCGGATTTCTGATGGCCTATACCTCCGAAGACCTCGAGTTCCTCGCCCTCGGTGCGGTCCTGCTCGCCCTCTATCTGCAGGGCCGACAGAAGCGGGAAAAGGTCTGGAAGGGCGGCGAGAGCGCCGTGGATCGGTTCCTCGGCAGCGCCGGACGCAGGTAA